A single window of Bacteroidota bacterium DNA harbors:
- a CDS encoding succinate dehydrogenase/fumarate reductase iron-sulfur subunit: MSHGNMNLTLKVWKQKNKDTKGKFETYNAKGISPDMSFLEMFDVVNEQLINEGKEPIAFDHDCREGICGMCSMYINGRPHGPKEGVTTCQLHMRSFKDGDTIVVEPWRSAAFPVIKDLAVDRSSFDRIMAAGGFVSVNTGNAKDANNILIPKPDADEAFNAAACIGCGACVAACKNSSAMLFVSAKVSQLALLPQGKVEAQQRVLNMVKQMDEEGFGNCTNTGACEAECPKSISLENIARMNREYLWASATSKD, encoded by the coding sequence ATGAGCCACGGAAATATGAACCTTACCTTAAAGGTTTGGAAACAAAAAAATAAAGACACCAAAGGTAAATTTGAAACTTACAATGCGAAGGGAATTTCTCCTGATATGTCTTTTCTTGAAATGTTCGACGTAGTTAACGAACAGTTAATTAACGAAGGAAAAGAACCTATTGCTTTCGATCACGATTGCCGTGAAGGTATTTGCGGAATGTGCAGCATGTACATTAATGGCCGTCCGCACGGACCAAAAGAAGGTGTCACAACTTGCCAGTTACACATGCGCAGCTTTAAAGATGGTGATACCATTGTTGTAGAACCTTGGAGAAGTGCAGCATTCCCAGTAATTAAAGATTTAGCAGTTGACCGTTCTTCATTCGATAGAATTATGGCTGCCGGAGGGTTCGTGTCCGTTAATACCGGAAACGCGAAAGACGCTAACAATATTTTAATTCCTAAACCGGATGCGGATGAAGCGTTTAATGCAGCGGCTTGTATCGGCTGTGGTGCATGCGTTGCTGCTTGTAAAAACAGTTCGGCCATGTTGTTTGTATCAGCGAAAGTTTCTCAATTAGCTTTATTACCTCAAGGAAAAGTTGAAGCACAACAACGTGTATTAAACATGGTAAAGCAAATGGACGAAGAAGGATTTGGTAACTGTACGAACACAGGTGCTTGCGAAGCTGAATGTCCGAAATCAATCTCATTAGAAAACATTGCCCGTATGAACCGTGAATATTTGTGGGCAAGTGCAACAAGCAAAGATTAA
- a CDS encoding fumarate reductase/succinate dehydrogenase flavoprotein subunit has product MASSPKLNSRIPEGQLENKWTKYRSTVHLVNPANKRSLEVIVVGTGLAGASAAATLAEMGYKVKAFCFQDSARRAHSIAAQGGVNAAKNYQNDGDSVYRLFYDTIKGGDYRAREANVHRLAEVSGNIIDQCVAQGVPFAREYGGTLSNRSFGGTQVQRTFYAAGQTGQQLLLGAYSALQRQVGMGAVKMYARHEMMDIVNIDGKCRGIIARNLVTGKLERHFGHAVLLCTGGYGNVFFLSTNAMGSNVTAAWKAHKKGAFFGNPCYTQIHPTCIPVSGDHQSKLTLMSESLRNDGRIWVPKKKDDPRKANDIPEDERDYYLERRYPAFGNLVPRDVASRAAKERCDAGYGVGASKMAVYLDFAANTERYGKIEANKLGLQNPSKDEIIRLGKEVVKEKYGNLFDMYKQITGEDPYEVPMRIYPAVHYTMGGLWVDYNLMTTVPGLYALGEANFSDHGANRLGASALMQGLADGYFVIPYTIGDYLSEEIRTKAIPTDHEAFVKAEAEVQERISKLINNKGTKSVDYFHKRLGKIMWDKCGMARNKEGLTSAITEIQKLREEFWKDVRVPGDANEFNPELEKAHRVADFLELGELMCKDALHRNESCGGHFREEYQTPDGEALRDDNNFAYVAAWEYKGESNFELHKEELKFENIKLAQRNYA; this is encoded by the coding sequence ATGGCCAGTTCACCAAAATTAAACTCAAGAATCCCTGAAGGACAGCTTGAAAACAAATGGACCAAATACCGTTCAACAGTACACTTAGTTAACCCTGCCAACAAACGTAGCTTGGAAGTTATTGTTGTAGGTACAGGTTTAGCGGGCGCATCAGCGGCTGCTACATTAGCGGAAATGGGTTACAAAGTAAAAGCGTTTTGCTTTCAAGATTCTGCGCGTCGTGCACACTCTATTGCTGCACAAGGTGGTGTAAATGCTGCGAAAAACTATCAAAACGATGGTGACTCGGTTTACCGTTTATTTTACGATACTATTAAAGGTGGTGACTACCGTGCACGCGAAGCTAACGTACATCGCCTTGCGGAAGTATCCGGAAACATTATCGACCAGTGTGTTGCTCAAGGTGTGCCTTTTGCACGTGAATACGGCGGAACATTAAGCAACCGTTCATTTGGTGGTACTCAAGTACAACGTACATTTTATGCAGCAGGTCAAACCGGTCAGCAATTATTATTAGGTGCATATAGCGCATTACAACGTCAGGTTGGTATGGGTGCTGTTAAAATGTATGCACGTCACGAAATGATGGACATCGTTAACATCGATGGCAAGTGCCGTGGTATTATTGCCCGTAATTTAGTAACAGGAAAATTAGAGCGTCATTTTGGTCACGCTGTATTATTATGTACCGGTGGTTATGGAAACGTATTCTTCTTATCTACTAACGCGATGGGAAGTAACGTAACTGCAGCCTGGAAAGCACACAAGAAAGGTGCGTTCTTTGGAAACCCTTGTTACACACAAATTCACCCAACCTGTATTCCGGTGAGTGGTGATCACCAATCAAAATTAACGTTAATGTCAGAGTCGTTACGTAACGACGGACGTATTTGGGTTCCTAAAAAGAAAGATGATCCGCGTAAAGCAAACGACATTCCTGAAGATGAAAGAGATTATTACTTAGAGAGAAGATATCCTGCATTTGGTAACTTAGTTCCACGCGACGTAGCATCACGTGCTGCGAAAGAGCGTTGCGACGCCGGTTATGGTGTAGGTGCAAGTAAAATGGCTGTATACTTAGATTTTGCCGCTAACACTGAGCGTTACGGAAAAATTGAAGCCAATAAATTAGGTTTACAAAATCCAAGCAAAGACGAAATCATTCGTTTAGGTAAAGAAGTTGTAAAAGAAAAATACGGTAACTTATTTGATATGTACAAACAAATTACCGGTGAAGATCCTTATGAAGTTCCAATGCGTATTTATCCTGCCGTTCACTATACAATGGGTGGTTTATGGGTAGACTATAATTTGATGACTACCGTTCCGGGATTATACGCTTTAGGTGAAGCGAATTTCTCTGACCATGGCGCTAACCGCTTAGGTGCTTCTGCATTAATGCAAGGTTTAGCGGATGGTTATTTTGTGATTCCGTATACTATTGGTGATTATTTATCTGAAGAAATCAGAACCAAAGCGATTCCAACCGATCACGAAGCATTTGTAAAAGCAGAAGCGGAAGTACAAGAAAGAATAAGCAAACTAATCAATAATAAAGGAACCAAGTCGGTTGATTATTTCCACAAACGTTTAGGAAAAATTATGTGGGATAAATGCGGCATGGCTCGTAATAAAGAAGGATTAACTTCTGCAATTACTGAAATTCAAAAATTGCGTGAAGAGTTTTGGAAAGATGTTCGTGTACCTGGTGACGCGAATGAGTTTAATCCTGAATTAGAAAAAGCACACCGCGTTGCAGACTTCTTAGAACTTGGTGAGTTAATGTGTAAAGATGCTTTACACCGTAACGAAAGTTGTGGTGGTCACTTCCGTGAAGAATATCAAACTCCGGATGGAGAAGCTTTACGTGATGACAACAACTTCGCTTATGTTGCTGCATGGGAATACAAAGGCGAAAGCAATTTTGAATTACATAAAGAAGAGTTGAAGTTTGAAAACATCAAACTTGCACAACGTAACTACGCTTAA
- a CDS encoding TonB-dependent receptor yields the protein MLKKLTLAILLFCVITIPAQQLKLSGNMKQDSATAGLVSNSVLMALKFKDSTLVGYSRLNKNGFFTPIKVPLDTYLVVISNPNFSDKTLFLVPNPTDSAFNFKNIVLPPKSISLNEVEIVAHKDKMYYKGDTLMFTVDSFKVKQDATVEDLLKKLPGVRVDASGKITVQGKEVSQVLVDGDEFFGTDPTVATKNLNAASVENIQVYEKKSEDAESKDETVKVMNLQLKEEAKKGYFGKVAGASDFQKFYEGDVLVNRFKKNRKFSLFGLAANTPKDGFGWDEIDKYGLNNENNFNYDPETNSWSGWSERKVGVPQTYKGGFYFNDKIGKKIKLNTDYSFRQNNLTTGQEVNTQYFLEDTSYTNKQVVSNSSMNQGHTFNLRWEQKLDSLTELTIKPKIVYNTSNTNNSQRDEFISASDTLTRSTQITTKGTSETIDANVLLRLVRNFKKKDRQFTVTYQPSYYNALSKTNLNTDFRYYLGQAADSSLLQKRTQENYRLEHNATINYIEPLNKKFKVEVGGGFSHNENKNNRTTLDFDGLAYDAFNTTQSNNFENKRITSRAGAKLIYDVKKYRFSIGTNYRNVYQENFNVTSGQLLSRSFNNILPTANAMFRINQGSNLNIFYNMNAQLPELRQMQPVTDNSDPNNIYIGNPDLKQQYSNNINLNYYFYKGISDINFYGGGNFTNTLDQISNKTYFDSIGRAVSTPVNVDGNYFANIYLGGGVPVFKRLFKIDYNFSASHNNNVGFVNNEKNITQNTSFSPGLYLEKEFGDIAEARIGGDYDYNIPKQTISLQTNQPYYSYSLEASFRLKLFERLVIEAEGRYVDNGNRANGYNINYTIVNAAAKYSFLKAKNLIVGIDANDILNQNINNQRFVTNNRIVDTKTQIIRQYFLLRLTYKFTSQKPKAGEEEEEYD from the coding sequence ATGCTAAAAAAACTAACGCTCGCCATACTATTATTTTGCGTAATCACGATACCGGCGCAGCAGTTAAAGTTATCCGGCAACATGAAGCAAGATTCTGCTACGGCAGGATTAGTTTCGAACTCCGTATTAATGGCTTTAAAATTTAAAGATTCCACGTTGGTTGGTTATTCACGATTAAACAAAAATGGTTTTTTTACTCCTATTAAAGTTCCATTAGATACGTATTTAGTTGTAATCTCTAATCCTAACTTCAGCGATAAAACTTTATTCTTAGTTCCTAATCCAACCGACTCAGCCTTTAATTTCAAAAACATTGTATTGCCTCCAAAATCTATTTCTTTAAATGAAGTGGAGATTGTAGCACATAAAGATAAGATGTACTATAAGGGAGATACGTTAATGTTTACGGTCGATTCATTTAAAGTAAAACAAGATGCAACGGTAGAAGATTTATTGAAAAAATTACCCGGTGTACGAGTGGATGCATCAGGAAAAATTACAGTTCAGGGTAAAGAAGTGAGTCAGGTTTTAGTGGATGGTGATGAGTTTTTTGGTACCGATCCAACTGTCGCTACAAAAAATTTAAATGCGGCATCGGTAGAAAACATTCAGGTGTATGAAAAGAAAAGTGAAGATGCCGAGAGTAAAGATGAAACCGTTAAGGTCATGAACTTGCAACTAAAAGAAGAAGCGAAAAAGGGTTACTTCGGTAAGGTTGCGGGAGCAAGTGATTTTCAAAAGTTTTATGAAGGAGATGTTTTAGTAAATAGGTTCAAGAAGAATAGAAAGTTTTCTTTGTTTGGATTAGCAGCTAATACTCCTAAAGATGGATTTGGATGGGATGAAATTGATAAATACGGATTAAATAACGAAAACAATTTTAATTACGATCCGGAAACAAATTCATGGAGTGGATGGAGTGAAAGAAAAGTAGGGGTACCGCAAACCTATAAAGGTGGATTTTATTTCAATGATAAAATCGGTAAAAAGATTAAACTGAATACTGATTACTCATTCCGACAAAATAATTTAACTACAGGTCAGGAAGTGAACACGCAGTATTTTTTAGAAGACACCAGTTACACAAACAAGCAAGTGGTGAGTAATTCAAGCATGAATCAAGGCCATACCTTTAATTTACGCTGGGAACAAAAATTAGATTCGCTTACCGAACTTACCATCAAGCCAAAAATTGTGTATAATACATCCAACACTAACAATAGTCAAAGAGATGAATTTATTTCTGCTTCCGATACATTAACGCGCTCAACACAAATTACAACAAAAGGCACAAGCGAAACAATTGATGCCAATGTGTTGTTGCGTTTAGTTAGGAACTTTAAGAAAAAGGACAGACAGTTTACGGTTACCTATCAGCCATCTTATTATAACGCGCTTAGCAAAACGAATTTGAATACCGATTTCAGATATTATCTCGGACAGGCGGCCGATTCATCTTTATTGCAAAAGCGAACACAGGAAAATTACAGATTGGAGCACAATGCTACAATTAATTACATTGAGCCGCTGAATAAAAAGTTTAAGGTTGAAGTAGGCGGCGGCTTTTCTCACAACGAAAATAAAAATAACCGGACGACTTTGGACTTTGACGGACTGGCGTACGATGCTTTTAACACAACACAATCGAACAATTTTGAAAACAAACGAATTACCTCCAGAGCGGGAGCCAAATTGATTTACGATGTAAAGAAATACCGTTTTAGCATCGGAACAAACTATCGTAATGTATATCAGGAAAATTTTAATGTAACAAGCGGGCAACTTTTAAGCAGGTCTTTCAATAATATTTTACCTACAGCTAACGCTATGTTTCGCATCAATCAAGGTTCTAACCTCAACATATTCTATAATATGAATGCGCAATTACCGGAGCTTCGTCAAATGCAACCGGTAACGGATAATAGCGATCCGAATAACATTTACATTGGTAATCCGGATTTGAAACAGCAATACAGCAACAACATCAATCTTAATTATTATTTCTATAAAGGGATCAGTGATATTAATTTTTATGGTGGCGGAAATTTTACCAATACTCTGGATCAAATCAGTAACAAAACTTATTTTGATTCAATTGGTCGTGCGGTGTCAACGCCGGTTAATGTAGACGGAAATTATTTCGCTAATATTTATTTGGGAGGAGGAGTTCCTGTTTTTAAGCGCTTATTTAAGATTGATTACAACTTTAGCGCGAGTCATAATAATAATGTTGGGTTTGTAAATAATGAGAAGAATATAACACAAAATACCAGCTTTTCTCCCGGATTATATCTAGAGAAGGAATTTGGTGATATTGCTGAAGCGCGTATTGGTGGAGACTACGATTATAATATTCCAAAACAAACAATCAGTCTTCAAACCAATCAGCCGTATTACAGTTACTCTCTGGAGGCTTCTTTCCGATTAAAATTATTTGAGCGATTAGTAATTGAGGCCGAAGGCAGATATGTTGACAATGGAAACAGAGCCAATGGTTACAATATTAATTATACTATTGTCAATGCTGCCGCAAAATATTCTTTCTTAAAGGCTAAAAATTTAATTGTTGGTATTGACGCGAATGACATTTTAAATCAAAACATAAACAATCAGCGTTTTGTTACCAATAACAGAATTGTGGATACTAAAACGCAAATCATCCGTCAATACTTTTTATTACGTTTAACATACAAGTTTACCAGCCAAAAACCAAAGGCCGGAGAAGAGGAGGAAGAGTATGACTAG
- a CDS encoding GLPGLI family protein, with translation MTRLIYLLVFVFLSALTNAQITYGKITYERKTNLYKRFKDDNVKNWIKEEDKIKLDYFELYFNDTCSAFRPQESELKENFAWATSKNRVYQNFNNSNRYTIKDMWGEEIHLTDSLFIRKWKMTENTRKIAGYNCRKAVWQANDTTRIYAWFSYDLMTSTGPESFNGLPGVILGLATEDGGIVYFAKKVELIKPDASNLLPPKKKKVRNVNELKKEMEKEYGKEKWFKEMWNSQFNIW, from the coding sequence ATGACTAGGTTAATCTATTTATTGGTTTTTGTTTTTTTATCAGCATTAACGAATGCTCAAATCACGTATGGAAAAATTACCTATGAGCGTAAGACTAATTTGTATAAGCGATTTAAGGATGACAATGTAAAAAACTGGATTAAAGAGGAGGACAAAATAAAACTGGATTATTTCGAACTATATTTCAACGATACATGTTCCGCATTTCGTCCGCAAGAAAGTGAGCTAAAAGAGAATTTTGCCTGGGCTACTTCAAAAAACAGAGTGTATCAAAATTTTAATAATTCAAATCGTTACACTATAAAAGATATGTGGGGCGAGGAAATTCATTTAACGGACAGTTTGTTTATACGCAAATGGAAGATGACTGAAAATACGCGTAAGATTGCCGGATATAATTGTCGTAAAGCAGTGTGGCAAGCAAATGACACAACAAGAATTTACGCCTGGTTTAGCTATGACTTAATGACCTCCACAGGCCCTGAAAGTTTTAATGGATTGCCAGGTGTTATATTAGGATTAGCAACAGAAGACGGAGGTATAGTTTATTTTGCAAAAAAAGTTGAATTAATAAAACCCGATGCAAGCAATCTTTTACCTCCTAAGAAGAAGAAGGTGCGAAACGTAAACGAATTAAAGAAGGAGATGGAGAAGGAGTATGGAAAGGAGAAATGGTTTAAGGAAATGTGGAACTCGCAGTTTAATATTTGGTAG